One segment of Pseudobacteriovorax antillogorgiicola DNA contains the following:
- a CDS encoding acyltransferase family protein, with protein MSQRQSSTLFFSNVRYLMVMAVVVFHSGRSLESSADWWYVMDQNPAAGIDVLNRILQTFQLPVLFFIAGYFVLPSLRKKTLRDFWKDKWRRLGYPMIFGAVLVISILHYAWNFRAHSDTNEIAGMGFLEYWLMVNADFFNLRASVWDNMNSFSYGHLWYLSFLLCLFLLAGFLWKISGFRTFFSQSRSVSSPKIFLALALVLLINTGVPYLLCQFMSESTWYLVIPILEFQPTRSITYISFFFLGMWASRHLWFKESSIPGPWIFWVGASLTCLGIFVWVGENFKPESLTYLLSRASLSLSLLVTILITAQKFWNQQTFIDKQLAQYSYEIYLGHYVFCLALQLLLAPWQSVPTTVKLLLISSVTLILSLLVSKFLIQPRPRLTLAMCALVNIGLMAFTG; from the coding sequence ATGAGCCAAAGGCAGAGTTCAACTCTATTTTTTAGCAATGTTCGCTATCTGATGGTGATGGCTGTCGTTGTTTTTCACTCTGGCCGTAGTCTGGAAAGCTCGGCTGACTGGTGGTATGTGATGGATCAGAATCCAGCAGCTGGGATCGATGTTCTCAATCGCATCTTGCAAACCTTCCAATTACCTGTCCTTTTTTTTATAGCTGGTTACTTTGTATTGCCTTCCTTGCGGAAAAAAACACTCCGAGATTTTTGGAAGGATAAGTGGCGTCGACTCGGCTATCCAATGATCTTCGGAGCTGTTCTCGTCATCTCTATCCTCCACTACGCTTGGAACTTTCGCGCTCACAGCGATACCAATGAAATTGCAGGTATGGGTTTCCTTGAATACTGGCTGATGGTCAATGCTGACTTCTTTAATCTTCGAGCTAGTGTTTGGGATAATATGAACTCTTTTTCATACGGCCATCTGTGGTATCTGAGCTTTCTGCTTTGTCTTTTCTTGCTCGCAGGATTCCTCTGGAAAATCTCTGGGTTTCGAACTTTCTTTTCCCAATCAAGATCGGTCAGCTCCCCAAAAATTTTTCTAGCCTTGGCCCTAGTGCTCCTGATCAATACTGGAGTGCCTTATCTCCTTTGCCAGTTTATGTCGGAATCAACTTGGTATCTTGTGATCCCGATTCTAGAGTTTCAACCAACACGCTCCATTACCTATATCAGTTTCTTTTTCCTAGGAATGTGGGCATCTCGGCATCTGTGGTTTAAAGAAAGTTCTATTCCTGGTCCTTGGATTTTCTGGGTTGGTGCATCTCTAACGTGTCTCGGGATTTTTGTTTGGGTAGGTGAAAATTTCAAACCAGAAAGCCTAACCTATTTATTAAGCAGGGCTAGTCTTAGCCTAAGTCTCTTAGTTACGATCCTTATCACTGCACAAAAGTTTTGGAATCAGCAAACCTTTATTGATAAGCAGTTGGCTCAGTATTCTTATGAGATTTATCTGGGGCATTATGTGTTTTGTCTGGCCCTTCAGTTATTGCTTGCTCCGTGGCAGAGTGTGCCAACGACTGTTAAACTGTTGCTGATTAGCTCTGTTACTTTGATATTATCACTTTTGGTTTCCAAGTTTCTTATTCAGCCGCGGCCCAGACTTACTTTGGCTATGTGTGCCCTGGTAAATATCGGGCTTATGGCATTCACTGGCTAA
- a CDS encoding DUF1552 domain-containing protein, with protein MKKLSRRNLLRHMAAGSSAPLWLNSFASKANASEKPPMRLITLYNPFGTINRFWRPKGLAGSYSRTAWTLDYDHSILAPLEGFKDKITVLDGIDYKACYSNSRTGHEAGIASSLTGARMETTFTHKAEDIAKGSIDQYVASIIGSNTPIRSLSLAAGFAGGTSVYDTTSYAPGGIKIPTINDPVSLYNQLFSNTSESGSELSTASKIRQSAVDFALRDINAIKAKSPANKREILDVNLDSLRNIENSFKNIGVCSLGQKPSTLPYLDLANADQVIDLQLDLLVQALSCQITNVASFSFNLNRIPFIDGLNIDIHNDVTHMLGTKESTSSTPQGLEWKMIAYHNYLAQKVERLMSALAARTEADGSTLLDNTVILWVNELGYSGIHGNMNVPWLLLGGAQGRLDMGSWYKLSQDHNYDCTYFFAQEKCGGSDKLALHAPHNNVLVSILNAFGINDDHFGYSGITGQLAGLNS; from the coding sequence ATGAAAAAACTATCCCGACGAAATCTACTGCGACATATGGCAGCTGGCTCATCAGCACCACTTTGGTTGAATAGCTTCGCTAGCAAAGCCAATGCATCGGAGAAGCCTCCTATGCGACTTATTACTCTCTACAACCCCTTTGGCACCATCAATCGATTCTGGAGACCGAAAGGACTGGCGGGAAGCTACAGTAGGACCGCCTGGACTTTGGACTACGATCACTCAATTTTAGCTCCCCTTGAAGGTTTCAAGGACAAAATCACAGTGCTTGATGGCATTGACTATAAGGCCTGCTATTCAAACTCAAGAACAGGTCATGAGGCTGGAATTGCGTCGTCTTTAACCGGAGCTCGGATGGAGACAACTTTCACGCACAAGGCTGAAGACATCGCTAAGGGATCGATCGACCAATACGTTGCAAGTATTATCGGATCAAACACCCCCATACGCTCTTTATCCTTGGCAGCTGGTTTTGCAGGTGGAACAAGTGTTTACGATACAACATCCTACGCCCCTGGCGGCATTAAGATACCAACAATCAATGACCCGGTTTCCCTCTATAACCAGCTCTTCTCGAATACATCAGAGTCTGGCTCAGAGCTTTCCACAGCGTCTAAGATTCGCCAGTCGGCGGTTGATTTCGCGCTACGGGACATTAACGCTATCAAAGCAAAGTCGCCTGCCAATAAAAGAGAAATTCTTGATGTTAATCTAGATTCACTCAGAAATATTGAGAACAGTTTTAAAAATATTGGCGTGTGCTCCCTCGGTCAGAAACCAAGCACCTTGCCCTACCTTGACCTTGCCAACGCGGATCAGGTGATTGACTTGCAGCTTGACCTTCTGGTTCAAGCTCTTTCCTGCCAAATAACCAACGTTGCGAGCTTCAGCTTCAACCTCAACCGAATTCCCTTCATCGATGGACTAAACATCGACATTCACAACGATGTTACTCATATGCTAGGAACCAAGGAATCGACTTCTTCAACACCTCAAGGGCTAGAATGGAAGATGATTGCATATCACAACTACTTGGCTCAGAAGGTTGAAAGATTGATGAGCGCTCTAGCTGCAAGAACTGAGGCAGACGGCTCAACTCTACTCGATAATACAGTGATCCTGTGGGTCAATGAACTTGGCTATAGCGGCATTCATGGCAACATGAATGTTCCTTGGCTCTTGTTAGGAGGGGCTCAGGGTAGGCTTGATATGGGATCATGGTATAAGCTTTCTCAAGATCATAACTACGATTGCACCTACTTTTTTGCACAAGAAAAATGCGGCGGTAGTGATAAGCTTGCACTCCACGCACCGCACAACAATGTACTCGTATCGATCTTAAATGCCTTTGGAATCAATGATGATCATTTTGGATACTCCGGAATCACGGGGCAGCTAGCAGGTCTAAATTCATGA
- a CDS encoding 7TM diverse intracellular signaling domain-containing protein, protein MKSILLSILFLFALLAQSHYGYGAGDNLVTLPSKTLHQWNVGGKAVYFQDPGQHYKDRQVISGKLDERFKSTGKDVARFGYAKPYPFWARLTINNPFNETVTILLEADYSAIDHLTMYHLGPSGDILHRARMGDKEPIKNRYVNYRNPVFQLNLAPGDNLVYLKQETTSGVQFVLYLWDPVTFKNFKIAESIFMGILFGGILVMGLYNLFLAISANSRTYYLYSLYIACYLCFAMSYYGVVPVMFGIDGSHLPFTGGDLYVVIDAIAFSAILFSMDFLNLKQDAPGWNRFLQGLLVVLGLNMLAMIVTGGTFLWSIQLSVLMSLVSSIILLVLGVSRSLGGYAPARYYTLAWSMILGGNIVFILEGASIIKGNFWTSWSQVVGSVCEMTLLSLALGARMNHIRKEKFLLERKLREESEEKKKAQEDLIHVQEASIRELDERVQEKTRDIREILLHIKQGIFTFKDDLKIMPEYSSYLETIVQEKELAGKDAFKTLFSDSNVSGDQQNRNRAVIECSLDEDLINWEANLTGLVHEISQQHIEGGPVTHMELDWSPVVGNDGTINKVLVAVRDVTEIKKLKQEAQAKDARLRILLEILDQDLNKVDAFLARTESRIFALRSTLRDYRYEKSQYDSLYRELHTIKGNARALGLKGISDETHLVEDELKRVGDGDHKIDSLRHCAEALFQLIEEYDEVFQAKFKNLKVEARRRMRNILFERFIDEQVRPGLVRLANELEKEEPNLIVSNPDRYHIIGEELEEIFQNVLNHLTRNSIDHGIEGLEERLSKGKPDYGTIKIEIRIVDDGYVRFLYEDDGRGLNLGKIRRIAIDKGFLSEDAGIHDIAEQIFVAGVSTAEKVSDISGRGVGMDAVNHYAEVLHTHLSVMIPSDFDQEAAMAALKQGRDDVYLPFTLQGDFKLAELQSQANQSAS, encoded by the coding sequence ATGAAATCGATCCTGCTTTCGATCTTGTTCCTCTTTGCACTACTAGCTCAAAGTCATTATGGCTATGGCGCCGGAGACAATCTCGTAACCCTTCCATCAAAGACCCTTCATCAGTGGAATGTTGGGGGCAAAGCAGTCTATTTCCAAGATCCAGGCCAACATTACAAAGATCGGCAGGTGATTTCTGGTAAGTTGGATGAGCGCTTTAAATCGACGGGTAAGGATGTCGCGCGGTTCGGTTATGCGAAACCCTATCCATTTTGGGCTCGCCTGACGATTAATAATCCGTTTAACGAGACTGTGACGATTCTTCTCGAAGCCGATTATAGCGCTATCGATCACCTTACCATGTATCACCTAGGACCCTCTGGTGACATCTTGCATCGGGCTCGCATGGGCGACAAGGAACCCATTAAAAATCGCTATGTAAACTATCGAAATCCAGTTTTCCAACTCAACTTAGCCCCTGGAGACAACTTAGTCTACCTGAAACAGGAGACCACTAGTGGTGTCCAGTTTGTTCTTTATCTCTGGGACCCAGTGACATTCAAAAACTTTAAGATCGCCGAATCGATTTTCATGGGAATTCTGTTTGGTGGCATTCTTGTGATGGGGTTATACAATCTATTCCTAGCGATCTCGGCGAACTCTCGCACATATTACCTCTATAGTCTTTACATCGCTTGCTATTTGTGTTTCGCGATGTCCTACTACGGTGTGGTCCCTGTCATGTTTGGGATCGACGGCAGCCACTTACCCTTTACGGGGGGGGACCTTTATGTTGTGATCGATGCGATTGCGTTTTCAGCGATCTTATTTTCCATGGATTTCCTTAATTTGAAACAAGATGCACCTGGATGGAATCGCTTTTTACAGGGTCTACTAGTTGTACTCGGATTAAACATGTTGGCGATGATCGTTACTGGAGGAACATTCCTGTGGTCCATCCAGCTGTCAGTTCTGATGTCTCTGGTTAGCTCAATCATCCTGCTAGTGCTTGGAGTCTCTCGTTCACTGGGCGGTTATGCTCCCGCAAGGTATTACACTCTCGCCTGGTCGATGATTTTAGGGGGGAATATCGTATTTATTTTAGAGGGAGCATCAATCATCAAGGGCAACTTCTGGACTTCGTGGTCTCAAGTGGTTGGTTCAGTTTGTGAGATGACCTTATTGTCGCTTGCTCTAGGCGCACGAATGAATCACATTCGCAAGGAAAAGTTCCTTTTGGAGCGTAAGCTTCGGGAGGAAAGCGAAGAGAAGAAGAAGGCGCAGGAAGACTTGATCCATGTTCAGGAAGCTTCCATTCGAGAGCTAGATGAAAGGGTTCAGGAAAAAACTCGCGACATACGAGAAATCTTACTCCATATCAAGCAAGGTATATTTACCTTCAAAGACGACCTAAAAATTATGCCGGAATACTCCTCTTACCTAGAAACGATTGTCCAAGAAAAAGAGCTAGCGGGCAAAGATGCCTTTAAAACACTTTTCTCTGACAGCAATGTAAGTGGAGACCAGCAAAATCGTAATCGTGCAGTGATTGAATGCTCTTTAGATGAGGATTTGATCAACTGGGAAGCTAATCTCACTGGTTTGGTTCACGAGATCTCGCAGCAGCACATCGAAGGTGGGCCTGTGACTCATATGGAACTGGATTGGAGTCCAGTGGTCGGAAACGATGGCACAATCAACAAGGTTCTGGTGGCTGTACGGGATGTAACAGAAATTAAAAAGTTAAAGCAAGAAGCTCAAGCAAAGGACGCAAGACTTAGAATCCTATTAGAAATCCTGGATCAAGACCTCAATAAGGTCGATGCTTTCCTAGCCCGAACTGAGAGTCGAATTTTTGCCTTGCGCTCGACGCTCAGAGACTATCGCTATGAAAAAAGCCAGTATGATTCTCTTTATCGAGAGCTTCATACGATTAAAGGTAACGCTAGAGCTTTGGGGCTTAAAGGGATTTCTGATGAAACCCATCTAGTGGAGGATGAGCTCAAGCGGGTAGGGGATGGAGATCACAAAATCGATTCATTGAGACACTGTGCCGAGGCTTTATTCCAACTGATTGAGGAGTATGACGAGGTCTTCCAGGCAAAGTTCAAGAATCTAAAAGTTGAGGCGAGAAGACGGATGCGCAACATCCTGTTTGAGCGTTTTATTGATGAGCAGGTAAGGCCAGGGCTGGTACGATTGGCCAATGAGCTAGAAAAAGAAGAGCCTAATCTTATCGTTAGCAACCCGGATCGGTATCATATCATTGGGGAAGAGCTAGAAGAGATCTTTCAAAACGTCTTGAATCATCTCACTCGAAACTCTATCGATCATGGGATTGAGGGTCTTGAAGAGCGGCTCAGTAAAGGTAAGCCTGACTATGGAACTATCAAAATCGAAATTAGAATTGTCGATGACGGCTATGTCCGATTCCTCTATGAGGATGATGGGCGGGGCTTGAATTTAGGGAAGATTCGCCGCATAGCTATCGATAAGGGCTTTCTAAGTGAGGATGCTGGGATTCATGACATTGCTGAACAAATCTTCGTCGCCGGTGTGTCTACAGCAGAAAAGGTTTCAGATATCTCGGGGCGAGGTGTTGGTATGGATGCCGTCAATCATTATGCCGAAGTCTTGCATACCCATCTTTCGGTGATGATTCCCAGCGATTTTGACCAGGAAGCAGCCATGGCAGCCCTGAAGCAGGGGCGTGACGATGTCTATCTGCCTTTCACTCTTCAAGGAGATTTTAAACTCGCAGAGCTACAATCTCAGGCTAATCAATCTGCATCTTGA
- a CDS encoding DUF1588 domain-containing protein: protein MFRLLLSFIFITSCSLKPSPNEEPCDVAYDPNFEETIFPLVSDCGSCHEFGATGSATKFMDGSGAEDAFAGISKLIGDGKVEALRKKPTGLVSHGGGTLITSDDAGTWDQFLDGLSSQQTACLNASDIQDREDPLARSTPYDSSSSESCQTTFEKFDLVSGILENCVSCHGGSGQGALGFGVFEIGGNESSVYKKLLKFVDLKDNGIDLLQMKPVGGLSHSGGAVLSEKSTEYQAWLALTNELESPVLSCSKEVSEPIDEPFEIHARCDSFDPIEGGYKRLTAYEYRKTLAYLTAIPDFESITLADLPSDPKEKGFATISGIYTMTDSHLSVVFDNAELIADAMLSTTSALPNLCKSSNIGFCVEEFISNFGERAFRRALAEEERASLLSIYQNYDHQNGLKAIMISILVSPSFLYKSEIGHGENGTYELSDREIADQLSFMTLGHPAEGELLTAAASGKLRDPVYRVFYLKQLMASDGFALKGEEYVSSLLDVSSISTTGKDPLHYPSFQSLKPKFANEIKAFGRHLFSNDVALGDILASNYSFVDHELASFYDMNGDNFEKAIYPASSGRSGLVTQGAFSSVHGHVDSSAPILRGATLVKQVLCKNLPEPPNDIPPISAIDATGLTGREIVELHSSNEACASCHTMIDPLGFSLEGFDGIGAKRLIDNGSIVDTEVSMILDGTDLSFRDAKDMGSNLAKSKEFNFCMHEQALRFGLGVSPKHGENQCFLADIWSNKAETLSMQDILIKIVQSDYFITRRK, encoded by the coding sequence ATGTTTAGGTTACTACTATCTTTTATCTTTATAACCAGCTGTTCATTAAAACCGTCTCCCAATGAAGAGCCATGCGATGTTGCCTATGACCCCAATTTTGAGGAGACGATCTTTCCTCTTGTTAGCGATTGTGGCTCCTGCCATGAATTTGGAGCGACGGGCAGTGCCACAAAGTTTATGGATGGCTCTGGTGCAGAAGATGCTTTTGCTGGGATTTCCAAGCTGATTGGCGATGGTAAAGTCGAAGCTCTCCGCAAAAAACCAACAGGTCTAGTTTCCCATGGCGGTGGAACACTCATTACTAGCGACGATGCTGGGACATGGGATCAATTTCTTGATGGCCTTTCGAGCCAGCAAACGGCCTGCCTGAATGCTAGCGACATTCAAGATAGGGAGGATCCATTAGCTCGATCAACTCCCTACGACTCAAGTTCAAGCGAATCCTGCCAGACAACATTCGAGAAATTTGACTTAGTATCAGGAATACTTGAGAACTGCGTTTCCTGTCACGGGGGAAGTGGCCAGGGGGCTCTTGGTTTTGGTGTATTCGAGATCGGAGGCAACGAGTCATCGGTTTATAAAAAGCTATTGAAGTTTGTTGACTTAAAAGACAACGGTATCGACCTTCTCCAAATGAAGCCTGTAGGCGGCCTAAGCCACAGCGGAGGTGCAGTCTTATCTGAGAAATCAACAGAGTATCAAGCTTGGTTAGCACTTACAAACGAACTTGAAAGCCCAGTATTGAGCTGTTCGAAAGAGGTCTCTGAGCCTATCGATGAACCGTTTGAAATCCACGCAAGGTGTGATTCTTTTGATCCAATTGAAGGCGGCTATAAAAGGCTTACGGCCTATGAATATAGGAAAACTCTGGCCTACCTTACGGCAATCCCTGATTTTGAATCAATCACCCTAGCTGACCTGCCTTCCGATCCTAAAGAGAAGGGCTTCGCAACTATCTCTGGGATCTATACTATGACCGACTCTCACCTCTCAGTGGTCTTTGATAATGCTGAGCTGATTGCGGATGCTATGCTTTCTACTACTTCAGCCTTACCTAATCTTTGCAAGTCTTCGAATATCGGATTTTGTGTTGAAGAATTTATTTCTAACTTTGGCGAGCGCGCATTCAGAAGAGCGCTTGCAGAGGAAGAGCGCGCCAGCCTGCTGTCGATCTATCAAAATTACGATCACCAAAACGGCCTTAAAGCTATTATGATTTCAATCTTGGTGTCACCTTCCTTTTTATACAAGAGCGAGATCGGACATGGTGAGAATGGCACCTATGAGCTGAGTGATCGCGAGATTGCTGATCAACTGAGTTTTATGACACTAGGCCATCCTGCTGAGGGTGAGTTACTCACGGCCGCAGCATCAGGCAAGCTAAGGGATCCGGTTTACAGAGTCTTCTATCTTAAGCAACTTATGGCAAGTGATGGCTTTGCTTTGAAGGGCGAAGAATACGTCAGCTCACTACTGGACGTGTCTTCCATTTCCACCACGGGAAAGGACCCATTACACTATCCAAGTTTCCAGAGCTTAAAACCCAAGTTTGCAAATGAGATCAAAGCCTTTGGTCGGCACCTATTCTCTAACGATGTCGCCTTAGGGGATATCTTAGCTTCAAATTACAGCTTCGTTGATCATGAGCTAGCTTCATTTTACGACATGAACGGCGATAACTTTGAAAAAGCGATTTACCCTGCATCGAGCGGACGTTCGGGGCTTGTAACCCAGGGTGCCTTTTCAAGTGTCCATGGCCATGTAGACTCGTCCGCACCGATTCTCCGAGGCGCAACCCTTGTGAAGCAGGTTCTTTGTAAAAACCTTCCAGAACCACCAAATGATATTCCTCCCATTTCAGCAATCGATGCAACAGGCCTCACTGGTCGCGAGATTGTTGAACTCCATAGCTCAAACGAGGCTTGTGCTAGCTGCCACACCATGATCGACCCACTGGGATTCAGCCTAGAAGGCTTTGATGGAATCGGTGCGAAGCGGTTGATAGATAATGGCTCGATTGTTGACACTGAAGTTTCAATGATTCTGGATGGTACGGACCTTAGTTTTCGCGATGCTAAGGACATGGGCTCAAACCTTGCGAAGTCCAAAGAATTTAATTTTTGTATGCATGAACAAGCTCTAAGGTTTGGCCTAGGCGTATCTCCCAAGCATGGCGAGAATCAGTGCTTTCTCGCTGATATCTGGTCAAACAAGGCTGAGACACTGAGCATGCAAGACATCCTCATTAAAATTGTTCAATCTGACTATTTTATCACTCGTAGAAAGTAG